Below is a window of Sporomusaceae bacterium DNA.
GGCCGGTTTGACTAAGAAGCAATAACAATCGGAGGCGGCCCTATCCTTAGAATGGGGCCGCCTCGCTCATGCCGCCCAGTGAAGTATTTCACTAAGCCGGGCCAATTGCCTTGACGAATAAGCGAATATAAAGTAAATTTGTAGAAGAAAATTTCGTTGAGGACAATCTCCCAGCAAGGAGCAAGCCGATGAATGTCCGGATGGTCGACGTGGCCCGTAAGGCCGGCGTGTCGAAAAGCACGGTATCGCAATTTCTGAACGGCCGCTTCGATTACATGAGTGCCGAGACGAGAGACCGCATCAAACAGGCGGTTGACGAACTGGGATTCGTGCCGAACGCTCTGGCCCGCAGCTTGAAAAAGAAGCAGACCTACACGATTGCCACGATCGTATCGAATATATTGAATCCTTTTTCCACGGCCACGACCCGGGGAGCAGAGGACTGCTGCAACAAGAACGGCTTTGATCTCATCCTCTGCAACGCCGACGACAGGCCGGCCAAAGAGAAAGAATATATCGAGACGCTGGTGGCGAAACAAGTTGACGGGCTTATCGTCAGTACCACTGAGAAAAACAACGACCTGCTTTACACCGTCAACAAGCGGACGCCGATAACGATCCTGGGACGCAGCGTGCCGAATCTCAATTGCGACACGGTCAGGGTCGACAGCCGCGCCGGCATCAAACTGGCAGTTGAACATCTGGTCGGACTGGGTCACCGCCGGCTGGCGCTGTTCGTCCTGCCGCACCAGGAGGTCAACGTGTCGCCACGACGCGAAAGGGTTCTGGCTTTTCGCGAAATGGCGGGTGAGTTCGGGCTTCCGCTACGTCCGGAGTGGATAGTCGAGGTCAGCAACCGGAGCGAGGAAGCGCTGGCCGAAACCGTGCGGGGTGTTTTGGCTGCCCCTGAGCCGCCGACGGCGTTTATCGGTGCCAACGACCTGATGTCTATCGCATTGTTTAAAGCGGTGAAAAGGCAACTGGGGTTGAGAATCCCCGAGGATATAGCCCTGCTGAGCTTCGACGACTGGGAGTGGGCAAACCTGCTGGACCCGCCGATAACCGTAGTCGCGCAGCCAGCCTATGAGATGGGATATATGGCGGCTGAGTTGGTGATAAAAAGAATCCGTGAGAAGACGGCGGAATATAAGTCTCAATTCATGATGTACCAACCTGAATTGATAGTCAGACATTCCTGCGGCGAAAAATGAGAACACGGCTGACATAGAAAGGGCGCTTTTTAGCGCCTTATTTTTTTGTGGCGGAAGGAAGAATTACGGAAATTTTCTTTCAAAGGTGGCAGGAATTCTTCGCCAGAAACAGAAGTGAATAGTATCTATAAACCGGTTTAGTAAAACGGTTTATAAAGAACTTATGTCAAAAGGAGGTGAGACAATGAACTTGTACAGGTTTTCCTACAAGGGGAAGGAGAGTTGGGGCGCGCTCGAACAGGGGATGCTTCGCGTACTGAGCGGCGACGTTGTCGAGGGAGACGCGACGCCATCCGCGGAGTTGGTCGCGTTTGCCGACGCAGAGCTGCTTTGTCCGGTCAAGCAGCCGTCGAAAATCATCGGTGTTGGACTAAATTACAAATCGGTGGCGGCTGCTAAAGGTGTAGAATTGCCGTCCGAACCGACCATTTTTCTCAAACCGCCTTCGTCGGTCGTCGGCCCGGGGCAAAGTATCGTCGTACCGAGCATCGTGAAGAACCCGGCTTTTGAAGTGGAACTCGCCGTTGTGATGGGCCGCAAGGCGAAGAATGTGGCTGCCGGGAAAGCGCTTGACTATGTTTTCGGCTATACCTTGGGGAACGATGTCACCGCGAAAGACCATATGATCAAGGGTCAACCCTGGACCCGCGGCAAATCCTTTGACACCTTCACCCCGCTCGGACCATGCATCGCGACAGCGGATTCCGTCAATCCATACGACGTTCCCCTCATCGCATCGGTCAACGGACACATCAAGCAGAGCGGCAGCACAGGCGACATGATATTCGACGTTGCTGCACTGATCGCGTTTATCTCCGGGATAATGACGCTAGAGCCCGGTGACGTCATACTGACCGGTACTTTGCCGGGAAGCGGTGAAATCGGTATCGGCGACGTTGTGACCCTGTCAAGTCTGTTCATCGGCACAATGGAGAACAAAGTTGTAGCAGGATAACTTGTTTTAAAGATTGATGAAGGGCGGAGCTTACCATAGTAAACCGATTTAGTAAACCGACTGGAGGTTTGGAAAATGATACCTAAACTACAGGTGCTTTCGCGGATGATCGATTCCGGTCTGGTGGCGGTTGTGCGGGCCGAGAACGCCGACCAGGCCAAACGGATTGCCGACGCCTGCATCAACGGCGGCGTCGCCGCCATCGAAATCACTTTCACAGTCCCAGGGGCGGCGGAGGTTATCGGTGAACTCGCCAAAACTTACAAGTCCGGTGAGATCATCCTCGGCGCCGGGACGGTGCTCGACCCCGAGACGGCCCGCGTTGCCATCCTGGCCGGAGCCCAGTATGTCGTGTCACCCTCGCTGAACGTAGAAACGATCAAGCTTTGCCACCGCTATCAGGTGCCGGTGATGCCGGGCGCGGCCACCATCAAAGAAATCGTCGAGAGCATGGAGGCCGGAGCCGATATCGTCAAAGTGTTCCCCGGCGAGGCTCTTGGGCCGACATTCGTTAAAGCGGTGAAAGGTCCGCTGCCGCAGGCGCCGCTCATGCCTACCGGCGGGGTGAGCCTGGATAACGTTGCCGAGTGGATTAAGGCTGGCTGCGTGGCCGTCGGCGTAGGCGGCAACCTGACAGGCGGGGCTAAGAAGGGCGACTACGAGTCGATAACAGCCATCGCGAAGCAGTTCATCGAAAAAATCCGCCAGGCACGCGGATAATAGCGACTCAAGATTTAGGAGGTCATCCATATGGCAAGAGTGGTATGTTTCGGTGAAATCATGCTTCGTCTCGCGCCGCCCGGCTATCTGCGTTTCGAGCAGGCCAACGCCTTCGAAGCTGTGTACGGGGGCGGGGAGGCCAACGTCAGCGTGGCGCTCGCCAACTTCGGCGTGGATGCCGCTTTCGTCACCAAACTCCCGGCCAATCCAATCGGCCAAGCGGCCCTCAACGAGATGCGGCGTTACGGCGTCGACACCGGCGGCATAATCCGCGGCGGCGAGCGGCTGGGGATCTACTTCCTGGAGAAAGGCGCCTCCCAGCGTCCGTCCAAGGTGGTATACGATCGCAAACTCTCAGCGATTTCCGGCGTCAAGCCTGGCGAGTTCGACTGGCAAAAGATCTTTGCTGGAGCAGACTGGTTCCATTTCACCGGTATCACGCCGGCGCTCGGCGATAATGTAGCCGAAGTGGTCCTCGAAGCCTGTCAGGCGGCCAAGTCGGCAGGGGTGACGGTGAGCTGCGACTTAAATTTCCGCAAGAATCTGTGGACGAGCGAGAAGGCCGGCAAGGTGATGGGTTCATTTATGCCATTCGTCAAGGTATTGATCGCCAACGAGGAGGACGCCGAAAAGGTCTTCGGCATCAAGGCGCCGGCCACGGACATCGCCGGCGGCAAACTCAGCCATGACGGGTACAAATATGTCGCCGCCCAGCTAAAGGAACGTTTCGGTTTCGAATCGGTCGCCATCACCCTGCGCGGCAGCATCTCGGCCTCGGATAACATGTGGTCGGCGATGCTCTATCATGGCGGTGAATACTATTTCTCCCGCGAGTACGCCGTCCACATCGTCGACCGGGTAGGCGGCGGCGATTCGTTCGCCGGCGGGCTGATCTACAGCTTCCTGAACGGCAAGGAGCCGAAGGAGGCTCTTGAGTTGGCCGTGGCCGCTTCCTGCCTCAAGCATTCCATCGAAGGCGACCACAACCACGTGACACTCGACGAAGTCAAGACCCTCATGGCCGGCGACGGTTCGGGGCGCGTACAGAGATAAAAAGGAGGCATTAAAATGGACGAAGCTATGTTGAAAGACATCCGCGAACGCTACAGCAAGCTTTACTCCGGCGCCATCGCCGACATGCTCGACAAGAAGGGTTACCGCAACCAGGTTCTTCCCTATTACATCACTCCGTTCACTGAGGTCGACAGGCTTTGCGGCATCGCCTTCACCGGCCAAGGTTACCCATGCGCCGATACCAAGAGCGACGACACCCACCAGCGTCTGGCTATGCTCGACAGCATTACTCCGTATACCATTTCGGTATGGGCCTGCGGCGGGCACACAGAAGCCGCCCACTGGGGCGAGATCATGTCCACCGCCGCCCGCGAGCGCGGCTGCCTGGGCGCGGTGGTAGACGGCGGCGTACGCGACGTACCCTATATTGATGAGATGAAATACCCCGTGTTTGCGAAATTCAAATGCGCCGCCAGCTCGATCGGTCGCTGGTACATCAGGGAATGGCAGGTGCCGGTCAAGATCGGCAATACCGCCGTATACCCGGGGGATTTTGTTTTCGGCGACACCGACGGGGTTGTTGTCGTGCCCAAGGATATCATCATGGAAGTGCTCGTGGACGCCGAGGACGTTTTTGTCCGCGAGGGCGGCATGCGTCGCGAACTGCGCGCCGGTGTTTCGGTCACGGAAGCCTATAAAAAATACGGGTCATTATAGGAGGGGTTAAGAGTGGAGTCAATCCAAACCGTTCTTCTTCTTGCCGTGTACGTCGGCTTGGTCATTTTCGCTATGCGCGGCGGCAACCTGATCTTCGGCTTCATCGTCTCCGCGCTGGCCTGGGCTGTCATCGGCCAGGTTCCCTACATGGTAACTATCACCGACGTCATCCAGAAAGGGGCGGAAAGCTACGGACCTACCGCCATTGTGGTTATCTTCGGCAGCTGGTTTGGACGCATGCTGGTCGAGACCGGCATCGCAGGTTCTCTCATCCGGCGGGCGGTCGAGCTGGGCGGCGACAAGCCGCTGGTCACGACCGTGCTCGTGGCGCTTGTGACGACCTTCATCTTCACGAGCACCTTCGGGGTGGGCGCGGTCATCGCTATCGGCGTCATCGCCCTGCCGGTGTTGCTCTCCATCGGCGTGCCCGAGAGGGTCGCCGTCCCCGCTTTCACTATGTCCATCGGCGCGGCTATGTATATTAACCAGGTACTCTTCAAGCAGATCGTCATGTTTTTTCCGGCGAACTCGGTGCCGTTTAACGGGCCTTACTTCACCTTCGGGGTTACGGCGATGGCGATCTCAATCTTAATAATAGTCCTTATGCTCATCTTCAACCTTTCGCTGCGTAAGCCGGCGAAAGCGTGGGCCGTTACCTCACCCCAGGTCAACGTAACGCATGTGCCGTTTTTTGCCTATATCGTACCAGCCGTGCCTGTTATCATGGCCGTTGCGTTCAACTGGCCGCCGCTGCCTGGCATGATCCTCGCCATTCTCCTTACCCTGGTGACAACCAATAAGCTTCTGCCCTGGAACAACGCCCAGTCGATCCTGCTTCGCTCGCTTAAGGATGGCACTACCGACGTCGCCCTGCTGCTCGGCATGCTGTTCATGCTGGCCATGTTCGGTGCCGCCGCCGGCAAGGTGGCAGGCATCTTCAAGGCTGTCCTCGGGCCGTTCATCCCCACTGAT
It encodes the following:
- a CDS encoding sugar kinase, with product MARVVCFGEIMLRLAPPGYLRFEQANAFEAVYGGGEANVSVALANFGVDAAFVTKLPANPIGQAALNEMRRYGVDTGGIIRGGERLGIYFLEKGASQRPSKVVYDRKLSAISGVKPGEFDWQKIFAGADWFHFTGITPALGDNVAEVVLEACQAAKSAGVTVSCDLNFRKNLWTSEKAGKVMGSFMPFVKVLIANEEDAEKVFGIKAPATDIAGGKLSHDGYKYVAAQLKERFGFESVAITLRGSISASDNMWSAMLYHGGEYYFSREYAVHIVDRVGGGDSFAGGLIYSFLNGKEPKEALELAVAASCLKHSIEGDHNHVTLDEVKTLMAGDGSGRVQR
- a CDS encoding RraA family protein, encoding MDEAMLKDIRERYSKLYSGAIADMLDKKGYRNQVLPYYITPFTEVDRLCGIAFTGQGYPCADTKSDDTHQRLAMLDSITPYTISVWACGGHTEAAHWGEIMSTAARERGCLGAVVDGGVRDVPYIDEMKYPVFAKFKCAASSIGRWYIREWQVPVKIGNTAVYPGDFVFGDTDGVVVVPKDIIMEVLVDAEDVFVREGGMRRELRAGVSVTEAYKKYGSL
- a CDS encoding LacI family DNA-binding transcriptional regulator, with product MNVRMVDVARKAGVSKSTVSQFLNGRFDYMSAETRDRIKQAVDELGFVPNALARSLKKKQTYTIATIVSNILNPFSTATTRGAEDCCNKNGFDLILCNADDRPAKEKEYIETLVAKQVDGLIVSTTEKNNDLLYTVNKRTPITILGRSVPNLNCDTVRVDSRAGIKLAVEHLVGLGHRRLALFVLPHQEVNVSPRRERVLAFREMAGEFGLPLRPEWIVEVSNRSEEALAETVRGVLAAPEPPTAFIGANDLMSIALFKAVKRQLGLRIPEDIALLSFDDWEWANLLDPPITVVAQPAYEMGYMAAELVIKRIREKTAEYKSQFMMYQPELIVRHSCGEK
- a CDS encoding bifunctional 2-keto-4-hydroxyglutarate aldolase/2-keto-3-deoxy-6-phosphogluconate aldolase — its product is MPKLQVLSRMIDSGLVAVVRAENADQAKRIADACINGGVAAIEITFTVPGAAEVIGELAKTYKSGEIILGAGTVLDPETARVAILAGAQYVVSPSLNVETIKLCHRYQVPVMPGAATIKEIVESMEAGADIVKVFPGEALGPTFVKAVKGPLPQAPLMPTGGVSLDNVAEWIKAGCVAVGVGGNLTGGAKKGDYESITAIAKQFIEKIRQARG
- a CDS encoding fumarylacetoacetate hydrolase family protein; translation: MNLYRFSYKGKESWGALEQGMLRVLSGDVVEGDATPSAELVAFADAELLCPVKQPSKIIGVGLNYKSVAAAKGVELPSEPTIFLKPPSSVVGPGQSIVVPSIVKNPAFEVELAVVMGRKAKNVAAGKALDYVFGYTLGNDVTAKDHMIKGQPWTRGKSFDTFTPLGPCIATADSVNPYDVPLIASVNGHIKQSGSTGDMIFDVAALIAFISGIMTLEPGDVILTGTLPGSGEIGIGDVVTLSSLFIGTMENKVVAG